ATCCGCAGCGTGGTTGTGGGACGCCGGCACTGTTGTTGAACGCACTGGTCGCAGAATCGGATTTAATGAACAAAAAAGCCCCATTAAAAGGGGCTTTTTTGTTCGCCTGGAAAAACAGGGGCAAAGAGGTTTTTCTCTAATACCTGAATCCGTGGCTTAACCACGGATCCAGGTAATAGTTAGAAACAATTATTTTCTGATCCGGTTTTTACACCACATGTCAGAATTTGAACTCGAGACCGACCATGTAGGCATTGAGATTGGCATTCGCCACTTCATAACGTTCCGCGTCGAGACGTAATGCGAGATGGTCGCTAAATCCAAACTTGAAGCCAGCTCCCCAGAACGGATCGTTGCCACTACTGGCGCCCAGCGTACCGCCCAGGGATGAGTCTGATTCCCACCAGAACTGCCCGACTTTTAGAAAGACCGACGACCTATCCCCCACCGGCATTGAAAACACCGCCGCCAGACCCTTGCCATCAGATTCGAACCTGTCATTACCGCCGATGACGCGATTGAAATCAACCCACGAGCCTTCAACGCCGAACCAGTCGTTTAACTGACCGCCAACGACCAGCTTCAACACATCGTCATTTTCGTCCAGGTCGCTTTCATTGATGCTATAGGCTCCCCACGAGGCGCCCACATAAATCTCGGGGCTTTGCGCCTGTGCGGCGGCCATAGAACCAAGCGCCAGCGCGGCCGTCAAGCCGACGAGAGAACTGAGTTTGTTGATTCGCATACCTAAATCTCCTTGTCCTAATTAGTTGGATATACGGCAAGAGTTGAAAATATCACCCTGACCGCTATGCTTCCGTCTCCTGCCGCACATACACGCAAAGTAATCAGGCGCAGGACAGGGCCATTCATCAAGGACGAGCATCATGTTGAGGGCTGCGCCTGCCTGCGGCACCTCTGTTTGACTATCAAGTGTAAATTTTTCGCATCACTGACCCGGCTTTTTCTCTAACCCGGTTTTTTCACGCGAAAGCAGCGCGCCAGTGAACTCGGCGCTGAGGGGTATAATACGGTGAAGAAAGGAAGATTAAATGTACGCCGGAAGCAAGACTACAATTCTGAATCGAATTTAATTACCCCCAAGTGTATAAAGAACGCATGGCCTGTGCTCGATGCATTGCCGTTCCCGGTTATGCATATCGATAGTGATTATCGGGTTATTGCTAGCAATAGAATGGCAGCGCAGGAATATGCATCGGTAGAGGGATGTTGCCATCAGATCAGTCACGGCTACGACACCCCCTGCGACGAGAATGGCGAGCACTGTCCCAAACAGGATGCAGAACTCTCGGGTAGGCCGGTAGCAGTGCTTCATGTCCACCAAATAAAAACAGGGGTG
The window above is part of the Gammaproteobacteria bacterium genome. Proteins encoded here:
- a CDS encoding porin family protein codes for the protein MRINKLSSLVGLTAALALGSMAAAQAQSPEIYVGASWGAYSINESDLDENDDVLKLVVGGQLNDWFGVEGSWVDFNRVIGGNDRFESDGKGLAAVFSMPVGDRSSVFLKVGQFWWESDSSLGGTLGASSGNDPFWGAGFKFGFSDHLALRLDAERYEVANANLNAYMVGLEFKF